From Kaistella polysaccharea:
GTTTGCTTAAATCACTAAATGATTTACTTCTAATGGTATTTCTCTCCCAACTTTGAAATGAATAGTAAATTGACAATTTTCTTGTATTTATCACTACTAAAATTTAACTGCACCACTAATAGATTATAGTCTAAATTGAATGCGGTGAGAGCATTTTTACACACCTAACTAAAGTAGATAAGGCGTACCAAATAAGGATACCCTAAATTTTGCACACTTGCCCTTTAGCGTTACCTTAGCCTAAAGAGTTTATATGAAAGCACGATATGTTAGAATTAGTACAGGAAATCAAAACGTAGCAAGGCAACTTGCAAAATCTTATCCTGATGAAAAGATATACATAGATATAATTTCGGGAACAGTTCCATTTGCCAAAAGACCTATGGGAGAAAAAGTAATTGAGGATATTAAAAATAAAAACATTACATATCTAACAGTTGCTTCGATCGACCGTCTTGGAAGGAGCCTAATAAATATTTTATCCACCATTTCAGTTCTAAATGAAGCAAACATTGTTCTAAAGGTTGACAATCTTGGTTTGGAAAGTTTAATTAATGGTAAACCAAATTCAGCCTTCAAATTGATTATTTCCGTCATGGCAAATATCGCTGAAATGGAAAAAGACACTTTACTTGAAAGACAGGCACAGGGAATCGCCATAGCAAAAGCACAAGGAAAATATACAGGTCGTGAAAAAGGTTCTGTTGAGTCGGATGATGTATTTTTAAGAAGGCACAATGAGGTGGTTAAAAATTTGAAAAAAGGGACTTCTATCCGAGATGTAGCAAAAATTTGTAAAGTAAGTCCTTCGACTGTCCAAAAAGTGAAAAATAAAATTGGATAACTTTATCCAACACAACTTATAAGCATAACAAAATTGAAAGGATCGTAGTATGATTTGAAAGGCAAATTTGGTGCGGGTAGATTAGATTTTAGAGCAGACCAAATCAAAAGAGATCTACAGTACCAAATATGATAACTGTTTTGGTGCAAAGTTTTATCAAGATAGAAGACAACAATTTCAATGTTCTAAAAAAAATGCTATTTTAGTTCCACATCAAAATCATGCTCAATGTTTGACGAAAAAACACAACAGGAATTATTATCCTATGTATACATCCTTTTTGATCCAAGAGACAGCAAACCATTCTATGTCGGAAAAGGAACTCAAAATAGGGTGTTTGATCATTTGAATTGTGCATTAATTGATATAGATATTTCAACTGCAAAATATGATACTATAAGAGAAATTGTTAGTGAAGGAAAGATGATCAAACATATTATTGTTAGACATGGTCTTACCGAGAGTGAAGCATATAAGATAGAAGCATCATTGATCGACGCCTTTATATATTGTGGACTTTTACTTTCCAACCAAGTGGGTGGACATAACTCAATAGGAAAAGGATTAATGACTACTGATGAACTAATCAGACTTTACAATGCGAAACCACTTCATGAAATTGGTTCAGACTGCATCATGATCAATATCAATCGGAAGTATCAACGAGGAAATAGCGTACAATCGATTCAAGATGCGACGAAAGAAACGTGGACTATACGAAAATCTCGACTGAACCAAATCAAGTTCGTTTTAAGTGAATATAGAGGCTTAATTGTGGAAGTTTTTGAGGTTATTAATTGGTACGAAAAAGAAAGAGGCTTTCTTCCAACATCTAAGAGATACGGAGAAACCAAAATTGGGTTTGGATTCAATATGAAAATAGCAAGTGAAGAAATTAGAAATCTGTATATAAACAAATCGGTTGCTCATACTAAAAAGAAAGGTGCGGCATCTGCAATTAGATATAATTTATAGTGAGTAAGTGCTTGAATTGGGTGTTAAAAAGAACCTGTTTTACGCTCACCGACCTAAAAAACACTTCCCTACCCCTATAATTACGGTGTGGTGAGGTTAGGTATATCCGCCCTCCTTACCTCCCTGCATAACTTAAACTGTATATTGGCTTCAGAA
This genomic window contains:
- a CDS encoding recombinase family protein, encoding MKARYVRISTGNQNVARQLAKSYPDEKIYIDIISGTVPFAKRPMGEKVIEDIKNKNITYLTVASIDRLGRSLINILSTISVLNEANIVLKVDNLGLESLINGKPNSAFKLIISVMANIAEMEKDTLLERQAQGIAIAKAQGKYTGREKGSVESDDVFLRRHNEVVKNLKKGTSIRDVAKICKVSPSTVQKVKNKIG
- a CDS encoding LEM-3-like GIY-YIG domain-containing protein, with protein sequence MFDEKTQQELLSYVYILFDPRDSKPFYVGKGTQNRVFDHLNCALIDIDISTAKYDTIREIVSEGKMIKHIIVRHGLTESEAYKIEASLIDAFIYCGLLLSNQVGGHNSIGKGLMTTDELIRLYNAKPLHEIGSDCIMININRKYQRGNSVQSIQDATKETWTIRKSRLNQIKFVLSEYRGLIVEVFEVINWYEKERGFLPTSKRYGETKIGFGFNMKIASEEIRNLYINKSVAHTKKKGAASAIRYNL